In one Colletotrichum destructivum chromosome 2, complete sequence genomic region, the following are encoded:
- a CDS encoding Putative Zinc finger, RING-type, which yields MSPEAATGDTSNPRDLRSAVLQTTLQEISSRPPDLQDCCVICLEEITEGCETQPCHHRNFDYLCLITWLEQQTACPLCKTEIKEVRYDFSDDRKQWKTFEVPERPQNKANAAGASPPSQQPRRYYSHARPRHPRPHAHASRTFTPSQDGAIARRRAVYRNQLYSLHVGSNRISRYRDLTPQMFASDTELVSRARTFLRRELQVFEFLSPDIDARPQDADPVRRRRANNAEFLLEYIVAILKTVDMQGSMGQAEELIQEFLGRENTRLLLHELRAWLRSPYMSLENWDRAVQYPDVVPKRRRSQSPGASNRAETSGSADGIYPSSWRRDERRRCRREPYESRRSRNDERLREATERYTVD from the coding sequence ATGTCCCCTGAAGCGGCAACCGGCGACACCTCGAACCCACGAGATCTCCGTTCCGCCGTCTTACAAACCACACTGCAGGAGATATCCTCGCGACCGCCCGACCTTCAAGACTGCTGCGTCATCTGTCTGGAAGAGATCACCGAAGGTTGCGAGACGCAACCGTGCCACCATCGCAATTTCGACTACCTCTGCCTCATAACATGGCTGGAGCAACAGACAGCATGTCCGCTGTGTAAGACAGAAATCAAGGAGGTTCGCTACGATTTCAGCGACGACCGAAAACAATGGAAGACATTTGAGGTACCAGAGCGGCCACAGAATAAGGCCAATGCTGCGGGAGCTTCTCCCCCGAGCCAACAACCGAGGCGATACTACTCCCATGCACGCCCACGACACCCGCGACCTCATGCGCACGCAAGTCGGACTTTCACCCCTTCTCAGGATGGAGCGATTGCCCGCCGGAGGGCCGTCTATCGAAACCAGTTATACTCGCTACATGTCGGCTCGAACCGGATCTCAAGATACAGAGACCTGACGCCGCAAATGTTCGCGTCCGATACGGAACTTGTCTCCCGCGCGCGCACTTTTCTCCGTCGAGAGCTGCAGGTCTTCGAGTTCCTCTCCCCGGACATCGACGCGCGACCCCAGGATGCCGACCCTGTTCGACGACGGAGAGCAAACAATGCTGAATTTCTCCTTGAATACATCGTTGCGATCCTTAAAACCGTCGATATGCAGGGCAGCATgggccaggccgaggagctgatCCAGGAGTTTTTGGGAAGGGAGAACACGCGACTCTTGCTTCATGAGCTCAGGGCCTGGTTGCGGAGTCCCTACATGTCGCTCGAGAACTGGGATCGCGCTGTGCAGTATCCAGATGTTGTTCCTAAGCGACGGCGATCTCAAAGCCCCGGCGCAAGTAACCGCGCAGAAACTTCGGGTAGTGCCGACGGGATCTATCCCTCGAGTTGGAGGAGAGACGAGCGACGCAGGTGCCGGCGCGAGCCCTACGAGTCACGTCGTTCACGAAATGATGAGAGATTACGTGAGGCGACTGAGCGATACACAGTTGACTAA
- a CDS encoding Putative DNA replication/checkpoint protein: MDDRTRADYEAESQKLRVELKSWETSWAKSHDGKKPGRDDIKRNTDIAQKYKQYNKVRDILSGKIQPPPKVEPQSKKRKENPASTTTPSKKQKYVETPSKGRSNPDDAGLISTPSISRTLFSPAAPRSIGPTPQRDGRVLGLFDLMVERELGTPSRRNLDLNTSADARAMTTPRKRATPTDEEDNARFGRTPMSTSKRQMLDSFMTPLKNKGTQTPDAKTPTTVSKLQFSTPSFLKRHAQPPPTKDDEFTAPPLRLPRKPIVRGLSAIVASLRKVEEEKLDDDDDLDALREAEGEVVQPKAPPKPKNDEMLAVDSQVHLPLGGFDDEGLYDSPDEEQKGRDGMPLRVYKKKGQKRTTRRSNMKPVQIKRPSGLAEGGQEAEDDEVNVSGTQEANGAADETQDELAGLGPDSDAEFDESAKRKEPKIKGAKKTEKTGAVKKAVRKVNEMAHTNFRRLKLKNHGAKGGPGHNSKFRRRR, encoded by the exons atggacgaccGAACGAGGGCTGATTACGAAGCAGAGTCCCAGAAACTTCGTGTTGAACTGAAGAGCTGGGAAACCTCATGGGCGAAATCTCATGACGGAAAGAAACCGGGCAGAGACGACATCAAGCGCAATACCGACATAG CACAAAAGTACAAGCAGTACAACAAAGTCCGCGACATTCTCTCTGGAAAGATCCAGCCGCCCCCGAAGGTAGAACCCCAGTCGAAGAAGCGAAAAGAGAATCCCGCGTCCACCACAACGCCTTCCAAGAAACAGAAATATGTCGAGACACCTTCGAAAGGGAGATCGAATCCTGATGATGCCGGTCTCATTAGCACTCCCTCTATTTCTCGAACACTGTTCAGCCCCGCGGCCCCCAGATCGATAGGCCCTACACCGCAGCGCGATGGCCGCGTACTTGGACTGTTTGACTTGATGGTGGAGCGCGAACTCGGCACGCCTTCAAGAAGAAACCTGGATTTGAACACTTCTGCCGATGCAAGAGCGATGACGACACCGCGGAAGCGTGCCACGCccacggacgaggaggacaaTGCGAGGTTTGGGCGTACACCCATGTCAACAAGCAAACGGCAGATGCTGGATAGCTTCATGACGCCGTTGAAGAACAAGGGCACCCAAACACCCGATGCCAAAACACCCACAACCGTTTCGAAGCTCCAGTTCAGCACTCCGTCCTTTCTCAAAAGACACGCCCAACCGCCCCCAACCAAGGACGATGAATTCACGGCGCCGCCTCTCCGTTTGCCCCGGAAGCCAATTGTCCGGGGTCTCAGTGCCATTGTCGCAAGCCTCCGAAAAGTGGAGGAGGAAaagctggacgacgatgacgatctTGATGCCCTTCGAGAAGCAGAAGGCGAGGTCGTCCAGCCGAAAGCGCCCCCGAAGCCGAAGAACGACGAGATGCTTGCTGTCGACAGCCAAGTGCATCTACCTCTAGGCGGATTTGATGACGAAGGCTTATACGATAGCCCTGATGAAGAGCAGAAAGGCAGGGATGGAATGCCGTTGAGGGTctacaagaagaagggccaGAAGCGAACAACAAGACGAAGCAACATGAAGCCTGTTCAAATCAAACGACCATCtggcctggccgagggcgggcAGGAAGCGGAAGACGATGAGGTGAATGTGTCGGGAACACAAGAAGCCAACGGTGCGGCGGATGAGACGCAAGATGAGCTTGCGGGCCTGGGGCCCGACTCGGACGCAGAATTTGACGAGTCGGCAAAACGCAAAGAACCCAAGataaagggtgctaagaaGACTGAAAAGACGGGGGCGGTCAAGAAGGCCGTGAGGAAGGTCAACGAAATGGCGCACACAAACTTCCGGCGGTTGAAGTTGAAGAACCATGGTGCCAAAGGCGGACCGGGACACAACAGCAAATTCCGAAGACGGCGCTAA
- a CDS encoding Putative DASH complex subunit Spc34 protein, protein MSMLSIHLEQIALSCEGIDSLPFPPPKIFTNAMLHNADITSLIRDTEAHERALFSVPPPPPPPSSSASQNPDAKPTSSRRQTVFNVASGEVTTGPPPGSSRSGVGGMVGPRRHTAVSAVLGGDLHAQLRRGERQAAIKGGDVDVDILLEGAKKLCGVYALPGALERIPQLRSRYAHQTNTLAYYEAKVAEHQAALEKMNKDHWMSDGDEGHADEQENEDEDEVEDLMTEDDLRAEEEIVRELDKKKRELQLRLRAMEKDLGGLLNM, encoded by the exons ATGTCAATGCTCTCAATCCATCTAGAGCAAATAGCTCTCTCCTGCGAAGGCATCGACTCCCTCCC CTTCCCACCTCCGAAAATTTTCACAAACGCGATGCTACACAATGCCGACATCACCTCCCTCATCCGTGATACCGAGGCCCACGAGCGCGCCCTCTTTTCCGTgccccctccaccacccccgccgtcctcttccgcctcgcAGAACCCAGACGCGAAACCCACCTCGAGCCGCCGCCAAACCGTATTCAACGTCGCCTCGGGCGAGGTCACCACCGGTCCGCCACCTGGAAGCTCCCGCAgcggcgttggcggcatGGTCGGTCCCCGTCGACAcaccgccgtctcggccgtcctGGGCGGCGACCTTCACGCGCAGCTGCGCCGCGGCGAGCGACAGGCGGCCatcaagggcggcgatgttgaCGTCGACATCCTTCTCGAGGGCGCGAAGAAGCTGTGCGGTGTCTACGCACTCCCCGGTGCGCTTGAGCGGATCCCCCAGCTGCGATCGCGGTACGCCCACCAGACCAACACGCTGGCCTACTATGAGGCCAAGGTTGCCGAGCACCAAGCCGCGCTTGAGAAGATGAATAAGGATCACTGGAtgagcgacggcgacgagggacACGCCGATGAGCAAGAAaacgaagacgaggacgaggtcgaggatcTTATGACGGAGGACGACCTGCGGGCCGAGGAAGAGATTGTGCGGGAgctcgacaagaagaagcgtgAGCTGCAGCTACGGCTGCgggcgatggagaaggacTTGGGCGGTTTACTGAACATGTGA
- a CDS encoding Putative DSBA-like thioredoxin domain, Thioredoxin-like superfamily: protein MNASRQASKMANINIKIISDPVCPFCYLGNARLNRAIDLYKKTYPGGKDDTFNVTWQAYYLNPTAPAKGLPVNEVMASRFGADRLEMMHAHMKKLGVAEGFNFTFGGKTGHTRDAHRAIQLAKSKGPEVENAVMTSIMKSYFEEDGDVTSWDMIVDAAARGGLERDEVRKWLEEGKGGREVDEQVEDAYRMGVRGVPHFVINDKYEVGGAQEVGEFLRQIVAAKEKGGQGSSGGGGLSC, encoded by the exons ATGAACGCCTCACGACAAGCAAGCAAAATggccaacatcaacatcaaaATCATCTCGGACCCTGTCTGCCCTTTT tGCTATCTTGGCAATGCCCGTCTGAACCGGGCGATAGACCTGTACAAGAAGACGTACCCGGGTGGCAAGGACGACACCTTCAACGTCACATGGCAGGCCTACTACCTCAacccgacggcgccggccaagGGCTTGCCCGTCAACGAGGTCATGGCGTCGCGGTTCGGCGCCGATCGGCTCGAGATGATGCATGCGCACATGAAGAAGCTGGGTGTGGCCGAGGGTTTCAACTTCACCTTTGGCGGCAAGACCGGGCACACGCGCGACGCGCACCGAGCGATTCAGCTGGCCAAGTCCAAGGGCcccgaggtcgagaacgCCGTCATGACATCCATCATGAAAAGCTATTttgaggaggacggcgacgtgACGAGCTGGGACATGATtgtcgacgcggccgcccgGGGCGGGCTGGAGAGGGACGAGGTGCGCAAGTggctcgaggagggcaagggcgGGCGCGAGGTTGatgagcaggtcgaggatgccTACCGGATGGGTGTCCGCGGGGTGCCTCATTTTGTCATCAACGACAAGtacgaggtcggcggcgcgcaggaGGTGGGCGAGTTCCTGAGACAAATCgtggcggccaaggagaagggcggccAGGGTTCgagcggaggaggtggaCTGTCATGCTAA